GACGGAGCAAGCCACTGCGGCCGCCATTGACATGCCAAGCAACAGTTTTTCCCGGTGGCGGCCCCATATAGAGAATTCAGGCATGTTTATTCTGATGCTCCTATTTAGTTGGAACAGCCTATATGGAGGAACGATTGATTACCGCCTTGGCCTTGATTACAACTATATTTACATTGGGCTTATGGGCATTTTATATGGCAAAAAGCAATCTTTGCCGGCCGTAGCTTTTTCAGCGGTTCTTTTTATTGGCACGGCACTGGCACGGGGCGGGGATTTTGTATCCATCATGTATCAAGCTCAATACTTGACTCACCTGGCCGCTTATTTGTGCATTGGAGTTGCCACAGGTTACGTACGGGATAATTCGGAACGAATAGCAGCGGATAAGCAGATGGAGCTGGATGCAATAAATAGCCAGTATAACTTTATGCGGACTCTTTATTTAGAGTGTAACCAACGCAAGGATGAACTTCATTCGCAGATTATTAACGCTAACGATAGTATTGGCAAAATATATAATATTGTTCGTGCCTTGAATAGCCTGAAAATGGAAGATATTTCCAATGAGGCTATCGGGATTGTAGGGAAAATTATGCAAACCGATGGGGTAGCTCTTTATACGGTAAACAGGGGCAAAACTTATTGGCGTTTAAAAGTGCAATCTTCCGGCTACGGAGATGATCAAGCCAAGTCGATAAAAATTGCCGATTCCGAGTATGCCCGCTATATCATGGATAAGAAGAGAATGTTTATAAATAATGAATTGCGACCTGACAGCCCGCTCATGGCAGCACCTGTTATTTATGAAGGCAGGGTTATTGCCATAGTTGCTTTGAAGAATCTGCCGTTTGAGAATTTGACCTTATATCATGAAAATCTTTTTCAAATTGTTGTTATGCTGGTGACAGATGCTTTTACTAAAGCCTACTTGTACGATAAAGAATTGGAAGATCAAAAATACATTGCTCAAACCGAAATTCTTACTCCGGAAAAATTTGAAGATGTGTTGGAGGCAGTGGAAAGCAGGAGACAACTATATGGACAGGAACATTTGCTGCTGAAGGTCATTGAGCCGTATGGGACCTATGAGGAGGTTTATCAAAGGCTTGCCGGAAAAGTTAGAGATGAGGATTATGTCGGGCTTCGCCAAGACGGTGCTTTATATTTATTGATGCTGAATATACCTGTGGCAATGGCTGCTGAAGTACAGCAAAGACTGTCCGAAGCTGGAATCCAGACTAGCATGATTATGGGTGGATGCGATGATGAATGAGTGGTTATTGATTCATTTTACGACCTTTTTTGTATATTACCTGATTTTTTCCCGGCAGAAACGGGAGAGAGCCTTTTGTGAGGCCATGTTGGTACTGCTCATTCCCCTTTTTGGGCTGTTGTTATTGCTGATTGTGAAAACTTTCGAGAAGCGATATCTTTCCTGCGAAGATCCTTCCTACGTATACCGCAGTTTTGAACATGAACAGGCGTTTTTTATGGAACATGAGCAGCAAAGCGAAGCTGTGCTTGCCATGCAGGATGTATTGCTTCTAACAGATACGGGTACTAAACGAAAGTTATTAGGTGCTGCTATACGAAAGGATATTTTGCGGAACAATGAAGTTTTATTAACGGCGCTGCGTGACGAGGATACTGAAATATCGCACTATGCCGTTTCGCTGGTAAGCCGCCGAATCAGAGCCTTGGAAGAAGTTTTTTATCGTTTACAGAAAAGGCTGGCAGAGGTACCGACAGATGTACCGGCCTTGCGGGAGTATATTGATGCAATCGATGTTTATGTAAAAAGCAGCAGCATGGATGCGACGAGCCGGATTTCCCTGCAGCAGGAACAGGTTGTTTTGCTGGAGCGTCTGCTGCATTTAGACAGATCGGAAGAAAAGTATTTCTTAATGAAGATTGAAGGCGAAATAGAATTAAGAAATTATAAAAAGGCCGAAGTGTTTTGTCAGATATTTATAGAGTGTTTTCCGAATAGTGAACAACCATATCTGTCCGATATAAAATTGGCCTATCATTTGGCTGATGCTCGAAAAATTCAGCGGTCTATCCGACAACTGAAAAACTCCGCCATAGTCTTTTCGCAAAGAGCGTTAGCGGTTATCCGGTTTTGGGACAGGAGTGAGCAGCATGCGTCATAACAGGGGCAATATTCTTATTTTATTCATTCTTTTGTGTTTAGGACTATTTTTCCAGAACCAGCGGAGTGAAGGCTTCTTGAAAATGTTTAAAAACACAAACTTTTCAGTTGAAGCTAAGGCAGTGCGTAGTCTGCCTGATGCTGCCAAAAGCTGGCCTGATGAGCAGTTCCTGCTTGTTTATGATGGAAAAAATGGTGACAGCCTTCGTCTGGCCTTTAATATTGAGAAAACATTACAACAGATTAAGAAGGACGTCAAAATTATTCCGGTGGAAGCAATAGCCCAGGAAAAGTTGAATTACACGGGGATTATTTTGGCCTTTAGTGATTTGGATAAACTTAAGAATTTCGAGCCATTGCACCGGTATGTTGCTGATGGTGGAAATGTCTATTTTATGATTACGCCAAACGGGAATATGTTTACGGAAATACAAAGAGAGCTGGGAATCAAAAGCAGCGGTGATATGGTAACTACACCGGGTATTAAAGTGCTTTCCAATATTTTAATTAAAGGTAAAGGTTTTGTCTCCGAAAAGAGCAGTATTGAAAATAGTTCTTATCCTGTTGAACTTGATGAACAATCTCGGCTTCACCTTACCTCCTATGAAGGTGTTCCCTTACTTTGGGAACGCAACAATGGCAAAGGTTCTTATGTTGTCTATAATGGAACTTCTTTACAGGTAAAAGACAGTCGGGGTGTCATAACGGGTATGTTGGGAATTGGCTTAAAGACATTTGCTTATCCGGTGATTGGTATCAAGCTGATGTATCTTGATGATTTTCCGGCTCCCGTGCCGGAAGGGACCAGTGACGCTATTTATCCTGACTATCATTTGACTACTCCAGAATTTTACCGGCAAATATGGTGGCCGGATATGCTCAAATTAGCAGCACGGTATAATGTAAAGTATACCGGAGTCGTTATAGAAACCTACGGAAATAAAGTCGATCCTCCTTTTGCTCCGGAAGCAAATAACGGTGCCAATCGGAACCACCTTATTTTGTATGGCCGAGAGCTGCTAAAGAGCGGCGGTGAGCTGGGGGTGCACGGCTATAACCATCAACCGTTGGTTCCGCCGGGCTTTGTCAGGCATACAGATTATCAGCCCTGGACAAGTGTGGATGCTATGACCCAAAGTATAGGCGAATTGAAACGGTATATTGGGGACGTATACCCGGATTATAAACTGAGAGTATATGTCCCGCCTTCCAATATACTGAGTCCTGAAGGCAGGAAAACATTGGTGCAGGCTTTACCGGACCTGCATGTGATTTCTTCCGTATATGTCGGCCATTATGAAACGGATAACAGTTATGCTCAGGAGTATGACAAAGGACCGGACGGCGTATTGAATATGCCCCGGATCAGTTCAAATTATTTCCGGGATAAGGATGATGATTGGAGTATTATCAACGGAATCAGTTTCTTGGGAGTGTTTTGCCACTTTGTCCATCCCGATAATATTTTCTATCCCGAAAACAAAGGTCGCCATTGGGAGGAATTTTATAAAGGTCTTGAATCTTTGTTTAAGGATATTGCGGAAAAATATAATTGGCTTCGGGCTTGCACCGCTTCGCAGGGGGCGGAATATTTTGAGGATTTCTTGCGGATGAATTACCGGCTAAAGCTGGATGACAATCAATTGCAGATAGCTTGCGGCGGCTTTCGTGGCGACAGCTATTTCGTTTTGCGGACTCCGAGGAAAATTATCAAGGCAACAGGCTGTGATGCTCAATCTATTGATGAAAATGTATATTTGCTAAAAATCCATTCTTCCCAAGTGAGTCTTCTTTTTGGAAGTGAGGTGCGTGAATGAGAATCTGTATCATTGCCGAAGGTAGTTATCCGTACATTACCGGCGGCGTTTCGTCCTGGATTCAGATGCTGATAACAGGAATGCCGGAGCATGAATTTATCATCTACTCTATCGGTGCGGAAGAGAAAAATAAAGGGAAGTTTAAATATAGTCTGCCCGACAATATTGTAGAGGTCAAAGAAGTTTTCCTTGACAGTATTTTAAACCAGCAGTATTCGGGCACTACGGTGTTTCCACTGTCGTCCCGGCAAAAGGACATGCTCTTTTCGTTAATATGTGGTGAAGGCGAAATCAAGATTGATGAATTAGTGGAAATTTTCCGCTCATCAAAGACAAGGGCGGCTCTTAGTATTTTTATGAGCTTTAACTTTTTTGACATCATAACGGCCGTTTATAAGGAACGGTATAGCCACTTACCGTTCACAGATTTCTTCTGGACCGTGAGATCTATGCTATTACCGCTATTTTTCTTATTACAACAGGATTTTCCCCGTGCGGATGTTTACCATAGTGTAGCAACAGGCTATGCCGGCGTCGTGGGAAGCCTGGCGGCAAAAATGAGCAAAAAGCCCTTTATCCTGACCGAGCATGGCATTTATTCCCGTGAACGGGAAGAAGAAATTATTCAGAGCAATTGGGTAGAGCCGCACTTTAAGGACTTATGGATCAATTATTTTTATAGCCTTGCCAGGCTGACTTATTTTGAAGCAACGCGGGTGTTCTCCCTGTTTGCCAAGAATGCGGAGATTGAGGTCGCTTTGGGATGCGATGCCGGTAAAATTGAGATTATTACCAATGGTGTTGATGTGGAGCTGTACGAGGGAATTAGCGCTGAACCGGCGGAAGAAGATACGGTTGTCATTGGCGCTGTGGTGCGGGTTGTGCCAATCAAAGATATTATTACCATGCTGCGCGGTTTTTCCCTGGTCATTCAGGCATTGCCTTCGGCACAATTTTTAATTCTTGGACCGACTGATGAAAATGAAGAGTATTATGAAGAATGCCTGAATATGGTGGAGCGGCTGAAGTTGGAAGGTTGTGTCCAGTTCACCGGGACAGTGAATGTAAACGAGTATCTGGGGAAGCTGGATATTATGGTGCTAAGCAGTGTTAGTGAAGGGCAGCCGTTGGCTGTGCTGGAGGGGATGGCTTGTTATAAGCCTTTTGTAACGACCGATGTGGGAAGCTGCCGCGAATTATTGTATGGTAACAATGACTCTCTGGGGCCGGCGGGCATTATTGTTCCTTTGATGGACTTTGAAGCGATGGCCCAGGCCATTATCAGGCTTGCCCGTGATAAAGAGCTGCGGAGAAGTATGGGAGAAAATGCTTATCAAAGAATTGCTCAGTATTACACCAAGGATGGCATGATTATGAGCTATCGCCAGGTGTATGCAGAATTGGGGGGAGTCATGTGGCGGGAATCGGTTTTGAGTTAAAAAAGCTGTTTCACAAAAAAAGTGCTGTAGGTTATTTACGGGCCTGTTCCTATACGGCGATTGTAACAATTGGTCCTTTTATTCTTATGTTGCTTATGATCCTTTTTATTCAGGCGATGCTGCACTCGATGAATAATTCATACCAGGTAGAACAGTTGTTTCTGGCTTCGGTCATTTATCCGTTGATTTTTTCTCAAATTGCATCAAGCGGGTTCGCCATGCTGATTACCCGGTTTGCGGCCGATAAGATTTACCGGAAAGAGTATGAAAGTGTCGTACCTTCTTTGTATGGTATTATCACAATGGTATTGTTGGTCGCATCCATACCGGCTATTTGGTTTTTGTGGGACGCTCCGCTCAATATCATGTTGAAGCTTGCCACTTATATTCTTTACATGGAATTAAACATAATCTGGATACAAGGGGTTTATTTAAGCGCGTTAAAAGATTACCGGAAAATTATTCAGTCCTACTCGGTAGGTGTGACCGTTACCGTTGTACTTGCTTACTTGGTAACAAAAGTGTTGATTCCGGACATAGTGACAGGGCTGTTAGTGACTATTGATATTGGTATGTTTTTGGTGATGACCATGCTGTTATTAAATATTATAAGATTCTTCACAGAGGTTAATAACTGCCATTTTTCCTTTTTGCAGTATTTTGAAAAATACCGGTCCCTGTTTTTTATTAATATTTGTTACTATCTTGGTTTGTATTGTCCTATTTTCTTTATTTGGCGCAGTCCCTTAGGCTTAAAGGTAGCCGATACTTATTTGTTGGCTCCTGCCTATGATGTGGCTACCTTTTACGCATTTTTATCATTGGTGCCGATAGCTATTGTATTTGTTATTTCTACAGAACTTAATTTCTACGATAAATACGCGATCTATTTTAAGCTTATTACCGGGAAAGGCAATTATCGTGAAATTGAGGACGCCAAACAAGCTATGCTTCAGGTGCTATGGTCTGAAATCCGTAATCTCATGGAAATACAGTTGGTAGTAACCTTTATCTTCCTGGCGTTGGGGAATTACTTACTGCCTTGGCTCGGACTTACTTATGACTCGGTACATATTTACAACGTGCTTTTAATTGGAGCGTATCTTACCGGTATGACCCAGTACTTTTTAATTATTATGCTGTACTTTGAAGATAGGCGGGGCGCATTGAGTATTGCGAGCTTTTTCCTTGCTGCTAATATCGTGTTTAATTATATTTCGGTATGCTTAGGCGAAAATACCTATGGCTTTGGGCTGTTCTTAGCCGCCTTTTTGACGCTGTCTTTGGCAATGATGCGATTGATTTATTATACAAACCGAATTGATTACTTCGTTTTTTGTACCCAGCCGGTTTTAAATAAAATAGAAGAGGGTATGATATCCCGCTGGCTTAGTAGATGGTATCCGGTGCAACAAGACAAATACAAATAGGAGGGATTTTATGCAGAAATACTATATGATCATAGCTGCCTTTATCCTATGCGTTTTTGGACAGCCTTTGGTTGAAGCGGGAGTACCTACTGCCATTGATGTTGCTGATGAAGCAAAGAATACGGGGGCGAATCTAAACGCGGCAGCCCATTCAGCCGAAGCGGCAATGCAAGCTGCGTTTGAACGGGTGGCGGCAAAGGAGGCAGTCAAACAAGCTCTGGAGGCACTTCAGGAAGTCCTTGCCACGGCAGAGAAGGCTCAGCAGGAGGTTGGCAGAGCACAAGCTAATGTGAAGGAAAAAGATGCATATGTAGGAGAAGCCGCGAAACAGGTTGCCGAGGCCGAAGGAAAAGAGCGTGCGGCTATAAACCGTTTGACGCTGGCCTTGGCGGCCCAGACCGCAGCTCAGGAACGGGCAGCAGGTTATTGGCGGATTGCGGAGCAGACGGCTAATTCGGTAGCGCAAAGTGCGAATGAAACTG
This is a stretch of genomic DNA from Propionispora hippei DSM 15287. It encodes these proteins:
- a CDS encoding NAD-dependent epimerase/dehydratase family protein, yielding MNILITGGCGFIGSHVAERFFKEGHKICIIDNLSTGTKANLSVDYDFYQLNVTDKNCEEVFRTNNIDCVIHLAAQVDVAVSNADAYLDSESNILGLINMLDLARKYKVRKFLFASSAAVYGNTEDLPIIENTELQPVSVYGMNKQVGEYYCRQWSELYGLKTVILRFANVYGPRQGLAGEAGVVSIFMQRMLEEKEVVVYGDGTQTRDYIFVEDVADAVFRAATSKVTSQIMNVATNTETSLADVIAALGDMHAIKGVRFAERRTGEVAHSRLDNFLVRQELGWQQKYSLREGLAKTYTWYQAHWTEQATAAAIDMPSNSFSRWRPHIENSGMFILMLLFSWNSLYGGTIDYRLGLDYNYIYIGLMGILYGKKQSLPAVAFSAVLFIGTALARGGDFVSIMYQAQYLTHLAAYLCIGVATGYVRDNSERIAADKQMELDAINSQYNFMRTLYLECNQRKDELHSQIINANDSIGKIYNIVRALNSLKMEDISNEAIGIVGKIMQTDGVALYTVNRGKTYWRLKVQSSGYGDDQAKSIKIADSEYARYIMDKKRMFINNELRPDSPLMAAPVIYEGRVIAIVALKNLPFENLTLYHENLFQIVVMLVTDAFTKAYLYDKELEDQKYIAQTEILTPEKFEDVLEAVESRRQLYGQEHLLLKVIEPYGTYEEVYQRLAGKVRDEDYVGLRQDGALYLLMLNIPVAMAAEVQQRLSEAGIQTSMIMGGCDDE
- the pelF gene encoding GT4 family glycosyltransferase PelF gives rise to the protein MRICIIAEGSYPYITGGVSSWIQMLITGMPEHEFIIYSIGAEEKNKGKFKYSLPDNIVEVKEVFLDSILNQQYSGTTVFPLSSRQKDMLFSLICGEGEIKIDELVEIFRSSKTRAALSIFMSFNFFDIITAVYKERYSHLPFTDFFWTVRSMLLPLFFLLQQDFPRADVYHSVATGYAGVVGSLAAKMSKKPFILTEHGIYSREREEEIIQSNWVEPHFKDLWINYFYSLARLTYFEATRVFSLFAKNAEIEVALGCDAGKIEIITNGVDVELYEGISAEPAEEDTVVIGAVVRVVPIKDIITMLRGFSLVIQALPSAQFLILGPTDENEEYYEECLNMVERLKLEGCVQFTGTVNVNEYLGKLDIMVLSSVSEGQPLAVLEGMACYKPFVTTDVGSCRELLYGNNDSLGPAGIIVPLMDFEAMAQAIIRLARDKELRRSMGENAYQRIAQYYTKDGMIMSYRQVYAELGGVMWRESVLS
- a CDS encoding DUF2194 domain-containing protein — protein: MRHNRGNILILFILLCLGLFFQNQRSEGFLKMFKNTNFSVEAKAVRSLPDAAKSWPDEQFLLVYDGKNGDSLRLAFNIEKTLQQIKKDVKIIPVEAIAQEKLNYTGIILAFSDLDKLKNFEPLHRYVADGGNVYFMITPNGNMFTEIQRELGIKSSGDMVTTPGIKVLSNILIKGKGFVSEKSSIENSSYPVELDEQSRLHLTSYEGVPLLWERNNGKGSYVVYNGTSLQVKDSRGVITGMLGIGLKTFAYPVIGIKLMYLDDFPAPVPEGTSDAIYPDYHLTTPEFYRQIWWPDMLKLAARYNVKYTGVVIETYGNKVDPPFAPEANNGANRNHLILYGRELLKSGGELGVHGYNHQPLVPPGFVRHTDYQPWTSVDAMTQSIGELKRYIGDVYPDYKLRVYVPPSNILSPEGRKTLVQALPDLHVISSVYVGHYETDNSYAQEYDKGPDGVLNMPRISSNYFRDKDDDWSIINGISFLGVFCHFVHPDNIFYPENKGRHWEEFYKGLESLFKDIAEKYNWLRACTASQGAEYFEDFLRMNYRLKLDDNQLQIACGGFRGDSYFVLRTPRKIIKATGCDAQSIDENVYLLKIHSSQVSLLFGSEVRE
- the pelG gene encoding exopolysaccharide Pel transporter PelG, with the protein product MAGIGFELKKLFHKKSAVGYLRACSYTAIVTIGPFILMLLMILFIQAMLHSMNNSYQVEQLFLASVIYPLIFSQIASSGFAMLITRFAADKIYRKEYESVVPSLYGIITMVLLVASIPAIWFLWDAPLNIMLKLATYILYMELNIIWIQGVYLSALKDYRKIIQSYSVGVTVTVVLAYLVTKVLIPDIVTGLLVTIDIGMFLVMTMLLLNIIRFFTEVNNCHFSFLQYFEKYRSLFFINICYYLGLYCPIFFIWRSPLGLKVADTYLLAPAYDVATFYAFLSLVPIAIVFVISTELNFYDKYAIYFKLITGKGNYREIEDAKQAMLQVLWSEIRNLMEIQLVVTFIFLALGNYLLPWLGLTYDSVHIYNVLLIGAYLTGMTQYFLIIMLYFEDRRGALSIASFFLAANIVFNYISVCLGENTYGFGLFLAAFLTLSLAMMRLIYYTNRIDYFVFCTQPVLNKIEEGMISRWLSRWYPVQQDKYK